A region from the Branchiostoma lanceolatum isolate klBraLanc5 chromosome 2, klBraLanc5.hap2, whole genome shotgun sequence genome encodes:
- the LOC136427691 gene encoding uncharacterized protein isoform X2, which yields MPRRKSKKPMKRLNEWKAKQQIKDRVDKHELHIRGQKPAVEQVLEVRGEDLANEQELEVRGEDLANEQVLEVKDDKGQLKDYARGTQQMGPPVEKQNLVPDKPHLEEVDKSGPSHPHEITPPEKRSRSWSKSS from the exons ATGCCAAGACGCAAGAGTAAGAAACCAATGAAGAGGTTGAATGAGTGGAAGGCAAAGCAGCAAATTAAGGATCGGGTCGACAAGCATGAGTTACACATAAGAGGACAGAAACCGGCTGTTGAGCAGGTATTGGAGGTAAGAGGCGAGGATCTGGCCAACGAGCAGGAATTGGAGGTAAGAGGAGAGGATCTGGCCAACGAGCAGGTATTGGAGGTAAAAG ATGATAAGGGGCAGTTGAAAGATTATGCTCGTGGCACACAACAG ATGGGACCTCCTGTAGAGAAGCAGAACCTGGTCCCCGATAAACCACATTTGGAGGAAGTAGACAAATCTGGCCCCAGCCATCCACACGAGATT ACCCCACCAGAGAAGAGAAGCAGATCATGGTCCAAGTCaagttaa
- the LOC136427691 gene encoding uncharacterized protein isoform X1 produces MDVPLDSKPPINPIKMDGDGNCFYRAISYHICGTEKYHAILRQRTIEYMATLSEDVYRPWFVFEPNGRTMDQYLSRDGRTELNPHPADLRTWATQVEVNAMSSLLGRNIFVYNDKGQLKDYARGTQQMGPPVEKQNLVPDKPHLEEVDKSGPSHPHEITPPEKRSRSWSKSS; encoded by the exons ATGGATGTCCCTTTGGATTCCAAACCACCGATCAATCCCATTAAAATGGATGGGGACGGGAATTGTTTTTATAGGGCGATAAGCTACCATATTTGTGGCACAGAAAAGTATCACGCTATATTAAGGCAGCGTACGATTGAATATATGGCAACATTGTCTGAAGATGTTTACAGACCTTGGTTTGTGTTTGAGCCAAATGGACGAACCATGGACCAGTACCTGTCTCGTGATGGTCGAACTGAGCTGAACCCTCATCCAGCAGATCTTCGTACATGGGCCACACAGGTAGAAGTAAATGCGATGTCTTCACTGCTGGGAAGAAACATCTTTGTGTACA ATGATAAGGGGCAGTTGAAAGATTATGCTCGTGGCACACAACAG ATGGGACCTCCTGTAGAGAAGCAGAACCTGGTCCCCGATAAACCACATTTGGAGGAAGTAGACAAATCTGGCCCCAGCCATCCACACGAGATT ACCCCACCAGAGAAGAGAAGCAGATCATGGTCCAAGTCaagttaa